The Spea bombifrons isolate aSpeBom1 chromosome 4, aSpeBom1.2.pri, whole genome shotgun sequence genome segment actgggtgcagggcggagtggggtggggatgcagggtgtgagtgtgggggcagggcagagtgggggttggggggcagggcagagtgggggttggggggcagggcagagtgggggtggggatgcagggcagggtgtgagtgtgggtgcagggctgggtgcagggcagagtgtgggggcagggtgtgagtgtgggggcagggcagaatgtgggggcagggctgggtgcagggcagagttggagactaggtgcaggggcacagtgcaaagtgctggggcacagtgcaaagtgctgggtgcaaagtgctgggtgcaaagtgccagggctaggTGCAAAGtaccagggctggggcaaagtgcaaagtgctgggggcaaagtgctggggcaaggTGCAAAGTGCTGATGCTGGGGCGAAGTGTGGGTGCAAGGCAAAGTGCTGGGACCAGAGTGCTTGGGCAAAGCACTGGGGCAAGTGCAAATATGGGTGCTGGGAAAACTACACTGCAATAATAATACACCAaacttatttttgtattctagCTGCAAAGAACACtgcacataataataaaaatggctgAGGGTTCTGGCAAGGCAACCGCTGAAAAAAGTGTGCGACCCAAGTCCTCTAAGGCATGGGagcattttactttaaatgctGCAAAGAAGGTTGTAACCTGCAAAATTTGCAAAATGCAGCTTGTGTGGCACGGAAGCACGACCGTGATGAACGAGCACATGAAAAGGAAACATGTGGGCTTCACGGAGGAAGGTGAAACATCAGGACGGTACGTTAAACCCAAATGATAAATTGAGAAATAGCTTTTTCTGCATTCTACTACCAATCATAATCTATaaatctattaatatatatatttttttactttccgAAAGAAACAGCGTACCATGACAGAATTTGTGCAGCAAAATCCCCAGTGCACTCCACAGCAAGCAACAATTATAACCGATTCCATTCTGAAAATGCTGGTCACTGACATGCGGCCGCTATCCATGGTTGAAGACCAAGGATTCAAAATCATGGTCAGTGTACTAAACCCCGGATATACTCTTCCCTCAAGAACTAATTTCACCAAACTAGTGGAGAGGAAGTACCAAGAGGCATTTCAGAATGTGAAGCATGCCATCAGCGCTAATGACTGCAGAATTGCTTTTACAGCAGACATTTGGACAAGTGTAGCTACTGAGGCTTACCTTGGCATTACATGCCACTACATGACTGGAAGCTGTCTTCTCTCTGTCTCACTACAATGCCTCTTGAAGACAGACATACAGCCGCAAACATCGCAGAACGGATAGAGGAGGTCGCCGCAAAGTTTGAGattccacataaaaaaataattgccattGTACATGACAGTGGTGCAAATATTGTGGCTGCTGTAAAAATCCTAGAGCACAAGCATGGGTGGGCCAGTATTCACTGCACTGGCCACACATTACAGCTGGTGATCAATGCTTCATTAAAGCACTCTGGAATTCAGAGAGCTGTTAGTGCTGCAAGAGGACTAGttgagcattttaaaaaaagtgagctAGCCAGCAGTAGGTTGAaggagaagcagaagcagatgGGTACACCAGAGCACAAACTTCTTCAGGATGTAACCACTAGATGGAATAGCACTTACTATATGGTCGACAGACTAATTGAACAAAGGTGGCCCGTAACTGCCACTCTGTCTGACCCATCTGTTACTCAAAGGGGCAAGCATTATTTGGAGTTAAAGCCAGAACAGTGGAATCTTCTTGAAGAACTTTCCACCGCTCTTAAGCCTTTTGAATGCGCCACTGTATTCATGAGTGGCCAAGAATATGTAACTGTATCTTCCATGCCTGCACTTGTGAATGGGCTGTTAAGGTCCAATGAGGTTGCCTGTTTTGAATCATCTCCGCTGAAGAGCTTCCAAGCCACAGTAACAGACCAGCTTCAAAGCAGATGGAAGGGGATCCTTTTTGAAAACATCCCAAACACTGTTGTTGTTTCCTCTGCCCTGGATCCACGATTTAGGAGGCTGAGGTTTTTAACACCAGAGCAAATTATAAGTGTACAGGCAAAAGTGCAGACGGAGGCGCTTGCTGTAACGACAGTTGACGTGCCCTCAACATCTGCTGCTTCTCTACTTGACTCACTCCTTCAGTCTGGGGGCAGCAGTGAAGAGGAGACTAGAGAGGGGAAACTTGAGGAGGAGGATATTCATACTCAAGTACGAAATGAGGTCCAGGCTTATTTTGCAGAGAGGCTCCTTGCCAAGGAGAGAAACCCTTTGAATTGGTGGAACACCAACCAAGAGAAATATCCTACCTTGGCAAAACTGGCAAAATCCTACTTGTGCATCCCAGGCACCTCCACCCCATCAGAGCGCCTCTTCTCTGCTGCAGGCAACATTGCTTGTAAAAAGAGAGCCAGCCTCAGCCCTGAGCATGTGGAcatgttaacatttttgcattgtaatgcaaagtttcttgaacagtaatagtccacctcttttcagaatgtttggggttattttgtttcataaatattgtgtttgggttcttgtactttgaaaatagttttttattacatcataacaaaataagaatgttaatgtaaattttaagttgttttttaacatccagttcattaaattattttaaataaacgaaaaatttgcatattgttttttttatccgattaatcgtttaatcgaaaaaataatcggccaactaatcaattattaaaataatcattagttgcagccctagaaaagatataataaaatatttacaaaaatgtgaggggtgtactcacttttgtgagatactgtatgagCAAAGACAGCTGTGAAAAATGTCTTAACCTCTTGATCttgatacacaaacatactctgCTGTCAtggatatatttaaaacatttttgataAACCTGTATTGTGTTTGTAagtgtttgatatccatgaaatcacagtatttttgtgtattgtttgaagaaaagatcaagaggttaaacaataaagacaatttttctcAGCCTTCCTTGCTCAATTTACCaatggtgccaatattagtggtgGGCACTGTATAACTTTTTCTCTGACTGATACATTGTTTCTGAAGTCTGGATATAAACAGTTACATAGATATAAAGTTGGAATGACAATGGGGTCTATTTGCAAAGTTCCAAAACCACTTCTTGCCACATTCAAAGGGACTTCCTGAAAACATCTGGGAGAATGTTTTATGCATATTGGTATGTTTAGAGATAGCCTTTTCTAAAGCACAGGGACATCACTTGATCACGTTCAGAGTCATATCAACAAATGGAGAAGGTTTGGGACAGTAGTGATTTTTCCTGGAGTGGCGTTACAAAGGACACCAGAACACCATCTTAAGAACCGGAGGCAACTCAATGCAGCAGTTGAGACCTCCCCCCATCAGAAAGACACCGGGCAAATATAGCAAAGTGGCAAGCTTGAAATCACATCTCCCTATGTGGTACATAAATAATTAGTACTGGCTCTATAAGATCAGCTGCCGTCAAATGGTGCGTATAAACTTAAATTTAGTGGTGTGCCAGAAAGTTTATATCAGAtgggtttgcaaaaaaaaaaatgaccggTTTGGAATGGATTTTCTTCACGCTGGttttcacatacacataaatggCATAAGTGTCATTATGAAGTGTTGTGTTGTTGCACGTAATCAGACCACGAGTTTAACTCGAACCTGCCaccacattcattttaatactttattcatacatactgtaaaataattgttaaatGTTTGATAAACCCCAAAGAACACCAAGTTCCAGACAGCTTTGCAAtaatcatgtatttattttatacgaTTAGGTATCAGTCCGTGAGTAACTAACTTTGCATCAGAACAGCAGTCCtgtttacttatatattttgtctttttattttccacactgACTAAAATTCCTGATTCGGTGGTTTGAGACATTTGAATGGAATAAGCCTTTGCTTACTTGTCCTTAAATAGAATATACATCATACACTATTTGCATGCACATTTGGATGTAGTAAACTCCATGTTATGTAGATATAGCACAATTACAGAAACAGACATTATCTCAGTgccaaaatatgtttaaatgaccACACTGTCCTGAATTCATGTAGAGTACTAGAGGGGGGACGGTATGCTTAACCCTGTAGTTGCTGGGGGGGTTGTAAGATATGCATTGTTCTGTTATACCTTGAACATCCCcatggcactcaaagggttaaaaccacTCACACAATTACATCAATCATAGAAAGATCAATTAAACCTGAAAGTCAATTGTAACAATTTCTAGCACAAGATTTACTCCTTTAATTGTTCTATGTGTTATATTTACAAATGATTTCTATTTACAAACAGCAGATATTGAAAAACCTCTGCTATGTACATTTGTATATTAATTTGTACAAAATATTCTACGCACAGTAACATTTAAAACATCACTTTATCATAAGCAATGATATTttataagttttgcagtaacaAGTGTGGATCTGCCATAAATGGACATATAAGTGAAAATATAGCATATATTTCAACTTATAGCCTCTCAGAATGGGGCATATTTTTGTCTTAAATCGTCTAACTGATTGAACACTTCTCTTGCTTCTTTACATATGAGAGAGGGCTCCAAATTTTTGTTAATAGTTCAGTATGTATATGCAGTGGAGTTCAATTAAACAACGTGCTAGTGTTTGACTTTGTTCCCTTCCTTATTCTGTTGCTCTTGATATATAAAATCAGAAGCGTACAGATGGATTCCCCATCAGGGCTTATTGTTTATGAACATATTTAATTGGTAAAATCAGCATTTTTACAGGAACTGATTTTGATGCAATCAGCAGGTGGAAAAACTATCAAATTAAACTGTGTATACTTGCAGGGCTTAGCAAACAGATTGGTGACCCAAATAGTAAACATTTGATGCACATTTCGAGTACTGTGtggaatggaaaaaaacatttattttagtccatgcagggattttttttttttttttgacttaaGACTTAAAATATTAAGACTGAAACAATCTTTTCTTACTGTgttctaacaaaaaaaatgttttaatcatttttcaGAACGTGTTAAATCAGTGGTTTCTTATGAATGAGCTTACTGAGTTCCTAGGAAGCCTGACAGCATTAAGTGTATGTGTTGGGCACAAGTAGCCTTCTTGCTTGGAAAAGGGAGACTAAATGTATGAATTCATGCTTTTATTAATGATATGTGGCTTCATGTTCTGTAAATTTCTTCCATTATTGTGTACTTTTTGTAGGGTGTTCTTTTCTAATTCAGCCATATACTTGAACTACAGTTATTTACTCTAGTAGGTTTTTCCTAATCCTCCCTTAAGGCGTCATGGGTCTTATCTATTCTAAACTTGGGTCTGTCCCTCCTGTCTGGGTTTTAGGGCAAAAGTTAGGCTGGGATCCAGAAATTCCACATCTaccttgtatatttatttagtcaGTACATATATAAACCACAAATGCCTTGCTGAACACTAAATGCAAAGCTGATAAAACTGAAGCACTAGTTCAATTTTGTAATGTAAACCAGATTAATAGTATAGTCAAGATacacttattttaaaaaacaagctACCCTGCTTACCTAAGTCAATAACAATGTTTAACCTTTACAAAGGGCTCTTTGTTTTACGAGTGAGcaagttaaaggtgctgttccacatagacAAAGCATTAATTGCACTCTAGAGGATGCTAAGCAAAGGAACCCTGGCAGatgtgtcattttattctttcctgtgaacattttgtcacacaaactttaaagaagtttttttattttttttattttttagctccACTGGTAACAATCTGCTGCCTGTTTTTGTGTCGTATGAAAAGGGTTTCCAGTAAAAAGGATTAACGAGAAAAGCATTACAtggcaaaataattatttgtatgaAGGGTTTGAGCACTCAACAGGACGAGGAATGATATGCTTAACTTGATGTTAAATTAAGCAGAACAAGTGGAAAAAACACCTTTCATTTAAAAGAagcttaaacaaaaacaaaaatttaaatatatgaaaataggCCCTACCCGTACAaagttatattaaaaacaaatgcacTGATCATTTAAGATAagttaaagcaaataaaattgGTAAATTGACTTCATTGAATTCAATTATTCCACTAAGTTCTGACTTATGAACCAGATAGACCTGTAAAgagcaacattttaaaatttagcATTTTCTACTAAAACCCTATGtactaatttaaatgtttttttccctaaattctTTAGTGGCCCATTTGATGTATCTTAAGGGATTGGttttacaaaaacacaacaGCACTGCGGTGCCAATACGGGAATTTTTGCTAAATTGTACAGTTAACAGTGAttattgcaattatgttacaagTGGTGGTATAACACATATACTATTggcaatacataaaatattaaaaaggggAGTAACTTATCCTATTAGGTACAATTTTTACCCTGCACTAAAATTGTCTGCTAATTATCTGAACCTATCTTCTAGAGCCTTGTGTTATTTTGCTACGCCAAATTTTGCATTGGACTACCGTAATTAGGCTCTAAAGCTCGCTTGAATCACCTATTAACCACTATGGGATGGTTTAACGGGAGAGAAGACAGTTGATCGCCACACGGCTCTCTCACCTTCTTTATGCCAACAAAGAGGCGACAACTTAAAAAcgggttatataatattattcattCTGATTGGAATGGAAGTGGTATAGCTAAAAACGCCACCACCAAATCTGATTTAAGAAACGGTTTCCAATTCCTAATTCATATTTATGATTACACCAAAACCACCTGGAGttgttttaatttgttgttagtgtgatttttttcattagaagCGTTTGTTTTCAAGgggaaaagtatataaaaattattccAGTATGTTTGAAAGTAACATGTTAGAAGGGTTTTAATGCTTATTTGAAAAAGTACAAAGCATCTTAAAATAAAcagtttagggaaaaaaaatggtatttactcatcaaaaacaaaaatcctaAACACCAAATCTGCTATGATAATTTCAATCAATGTGGGAGCATGTCATTTCTTCATACTTTGATttataattacaatttaaaaatatgttttctttggtATATGCCAGGTTTGTATATCCCATCACATGGCATTATAGATGCCGCAAAATCAAAATGTTACGTTTCCTAtgctgatttaaataaatgtcatgtCTGATAAAAGGGCGTGCAAATgcagaaaagtatatatttatataatcagTAATAATGACAGAAGTGTTCAAATATTAGAGATTATgtgtaaattcattttttataatgATTGGGGGCATCTGCAAAGGCGAACTTGAGTCTGTAAGCTTCTGCTAGTAGGACACTAATGTCTTCGTTTCCCCACTGGGCAGTTGGCAGGTTTTGAAGAAGGATCAATAATCCCTAAAAAGAAacgaaaaaaaggaaaattaaaacgttaggaacataaaaaaacagagcTTTGTAAAGATCAGGCATCTTTATTTTTAAGCCATTCATAAAGCTTTCATGTCAAACTTGTCATTATGGAAAATTGTATAAAACCTTGAACATGtccagaaaaataatatattttgtcttGAAGCCACAAAAATGATTTAGAGAAGTCAAAAAACAGTCACAGATTCAATAATACAAGACACAATGTATCAAAGGACTCTGGTGATGTTGAATTGAGGTACTGGATAATTCTgttgaaatataaaaagaattTATATTGGGGTTACCCTAACAAAAAACATGGTGTAAATTGAACACAAATATGATATTCCAGAACATAAAAAAGTGtgaggaaaaatatttatttttacatttgaagAATGGTTTACttctgatggg includes the following:
- the LOC128491375 gene encoding E3 SUMO-protein ligase ZBED1-like, with amino-acid sequence MAEGSGKATAEKSVRPKSSKAWEHFTLNAAKKVVTCKICKMQLVWHGSTTVMNEHMKRKHVGFTEEGETSGRYKQRTMTEFVQQNPQCTPQQATIITDSILKMLVTDMRPLSMVEDQGFKIMVSVLNPGYTLPSRTNFTKLVERKYQEAFQNVKHAISANDCRIAFTADIWTSVATEAYLGITCHYMTGSCLLSVSLQCLLKTDIQPQTSQNG